The following are encoded together in the Drosophila biarmipes strain raj3 chromosome 3L, RU_DBia_V1.1, whole genome shotgun sequence genome:
- the LOC108035307 gene encoding 39S ribosomal protein L36, mitochondrial → MSLASRILQQGSRLWSGLSAARGFHILTRPAAPTTGTVQNAQMMVAASGISQGSGLLSPASTLVQQVAGFKVKGRLKRRCKDCYIVVRQERGYVICPTHPRHKQMSMKKRDYKSWILTHATQSKERGY, encoded by the coding sequence ATGTCCCTGGCCAGTAGAATCCTGCAACAAGGCTCACGCCTGTGGAGTGGACTCAGTGCCGCACGCGGCTTCCATATTCTCACGCGACCGGCGGCTCCTACGACGGGAACTGTGCAAAACGCACAGATGATGGTCGCCGCAAGCGGGATTTCACAAGGATCGGGACTCCTTAGTCCCGCCTCCACACTGGTCCAACAGGTGGCCGGCTTCAAGGTCAAGGGTCGCCTGAAGCGGCGCTGCAAGGACTGCTACATCGTGGTGCGCCAGGAGCGCGGTTATGTCATCTGCCCCACGCACCCGCGCCACAAGCAGATGTCGATGAAGAAGCGCGACTACAAGTCCTGGATCCTGACGCACGCCACCCAGTCCAAGGAGCGCGGCTACTAG
- the LOC108035306 gene encoding 2-aminoethanethiol dioxygenase, whose product MTTHFTNVLRQAFKTFDRANHASFNANLQHLRQLTDELTYRDLHLREELFRSVAGHRAPCSYMHIFEDDRFSMSLFIVRGASVIPLHDHPMMFGLLRCIWGQLRVDSFSQQLGPDEPLTYDPHPLVVKVKAEEPNLVTPASPCATLTPRKRNYHQIAQFGNGVAAFFDILSPPYDADMPTYGPRQCRFYRALMDAGQVQLHCIPSPETYYCDVVDTPESVVQAAFQCADEVYAENATGTQ is encoded by the coding sequence ATGACGACGCACTTCACCAATGTGCTGCGGCAGGCCTTCAAGACGTTCGACCGGGCGAATCATGCCAGCTTCAATGCGAATCTGCAGCATCTGCGCCAGTTGACCGATGAGCTGACCTACCGGGACTTGCATCTGCGCGAGGAACTCTTTCGCAGCGTGGCCGGCCACCGGGCGCCCTGCAGCTACATGCATATCTTCGAGGACGACCGCTTCTCCATGAGCCTGTTCATTGTGCGCGGAGCGAGTGTGATTCCCCTGCACGATCACCCCATGATGTTTGGCCTCCTTCGCTGCATCTGGGGCCAGTTGAGGGTGGACAGCTTCTCACAACAACTGGGCCCGGATGAGCCGCTGACCTACGACCCGCATCCCCTAGTGGTGAAGGTGAAAGCCGAGGAACCCAACTTGGTCACACCTGCAAGTCCGTGTGCCACCTTGACGCCGCGGAAGAGGAACTACCATCAGATTGCCCAGTTTGGCAATGGTGTGGCGGCATTCTTCGACATCCTCAGTCCGCCGTACGATGCCGACATGCCCACATATGGACCGCGACAGTGCCGCTTCTATCGCGCCCTGATGGACGCCGGCCAGGTGCAGCTGCATTGCATCCCCTCGCCGGAGACGTACTACTGCGATGTGGTGGACACGCCCGAGTCCGTGGTGCAGGCCGCCTTTCAGTGCGCCGACGAGGTCTATGCCGAAAATGCCACCGGGACACAGTAA